One genomic region from Populus nigra chromosome 8, ddPopNigr1.1, whole genome shotgun sequence encodes:
- the LOC133702377 gene encoding cationic amino acid transporter 6, chloroplastic-like isoform X2 codes for METIRSTPTNVSFSNYLQSLSQTPHRLRKRMLATWTPDQELNQVRLRSGADMMRKLKWYDLIALGIGGMLGVGVFVTTGFVAHKISGPSVFISYIIAGISALLSSLCYTEFSVQIPVAGGAFSYLRVTFGEFVGYFAGANILMEYVLSNAAVARSFTEYLCHAVGENPNSWRFEVDGLVEGYNKLDFPAVALILLLTLCLCHSTKESSVLNLVMTVFHLIFFGFIIIAGFYKGSSKNLVEPGGLAPFGVKGILDGAAKVYFSYIGYDSVSTMAEEIRNPAKSLPVGIVGSVLIVTGLYCLVALSLCFLVPYNMIDKDASFSVAFQKIGWKWAGNVVGAGASLGIVASLLVAMLGQARYLCVIGRARLVPSWLAKVNPSTGTPLNATLFLAHSWCSTWWQMLSSIVDMLSLATTLLHKPSCSSSCSLLVQLASLCLGNLKSSGGFYQYLVDS; via the exons ATGGAAACCATTCGATCCACACCCACAAACGTTTCCTTCTCCAACTACCTCCAGTCCCTCTCCCAAACCCCTCACAGGCTTAGAAAAAGAATGCTAGCTACTTGGACTCCTGACCAGGAACTTAACCAGGTTAGGCTAAGGTCTGGTGCAGATATGATGAGGAAACTCAAGTGGTATGACCTGATAGCTCTTGGAATAGGAGGGATGCTTGGTGTTGGAGTTTTTGTTACCACTGGCTTTGTGGCCCATAAAATCTCTGGCCCTTCAGTTTTTATCTCTTATATCATTGCTGGCATATCagctcttctttcttctttatgtTACACTGAATTCTCTGTTCAGATTCCTGTTGCTGGGGGTGCCTTCAGCTACCTAAGGGTGACTTTTG GAGAGTTTGTAGGTTATTTTGCTGGGGCAAACATTCTGATGGAATATGTATTATCGAATGCTGCGGTTGCAAGAAGTTTCACGGAATATCTATGCCATGCTGTGGGAGAGAACCCAAACTCATGGAGATTCGAAGTGGATGGACTAGTAGAGGGTTACAATAAGTTGGATTTTCCAGCTGTGGCTCTTATTCTTCTCCTTACTCTCTGTCTGTGCCATAG TACAAAGGAAAGCTCAGTATTGAACCTTGTTATGACGGTctttcatttgattttctttggatTCATTATAATTGCTGGTTTCTATAAAGGGAGTTCCAAGAACTTGGTTGAGCCCGGAGGGCTTGCTCCTTTTGGTGTCAAGGGTATTCTTGATGGAGCAGCTAAGGTTTATTTCAGCTATATTGGCTATGACTCGGTTTCAACCATGGCAGAAGAGATCCGAAACCCTGCAAAAAGCCTTCCAGTGGGCATAGTAGGATCTGTTCTCATTGTCACCGGGCTATATTGCCTCGTGGCCTTATCTTTATGTTTTCTGGTCCCTTACAATATG ATAGATAAAGATGCATCATTTTCTGTCGCTTTCCAAAAGATCGGTTGGAAGTGGGCGGGCAATGTGGTTGGGGCCGGAGCAAGCTTGGGAATTGTTGCTTCTCTCCTGGTTGCCATGTTAGGCCAAGCTAGATACCTTTGTGTTATTGGAAGGGCCCGGCTTGTGCCTTCTTGGTTGGCCAAGGTGAATCCCTCCACAGGCACCCCTTTGAATGCTACACTCTTCTTGG CACACTCTTGGTGTTCTACTTGGTGGCAAATGCTCTCATCTATCGTCGATATGTTATCGTTAGCCACAACCCTCCTTCACAAACCCTCTTGTTCCTCTTCCTgctctcttcttgttcaattggCTTCTCTATGTCTTGGAAACTTGAAGAGCAGTGGTGGGTTTTACCAGTATTTGGTGGATTCATGA
- the LOC133702377 gene encoding cationic amino acid transporter 6, chloroplastic-like isoform X1 gives METIRSTPTNVSFSNYLQSLSQTPHRLRKRMLATWTPDQELNQVRLRSGADMMRKLKWYDLIALGIGGMLGVGVFVTTGFVAHKISGPSVFISYIIAGISALLSSLCYTEFSVQIPVAGGAFSYLRVTFGEFVGYFAGANILMEYVLSNAAVARSFTEYLCHAVGENPNSWRFEVDGLVEGYNKLDFPAVALILLLTLCLCHSTKESSVLNLVMTVFHLIFFGFIIIAGFYKGSSKNLVEPGGLAPFGVKGILDGAAKVYFSYIGYDSVSTMAEEIRNPAKSLPVGIVGSVLIVTGLYCLVALSLCFLVPYNMIDKDASFSVAFQKIGWKWAGNVVGAGASLGIVASLLVAMLGQARYLCVIGRARLVPSWLAKVNPSTGTPLNATLFLGLCTASIALFTELSIILDIISISTLLVFYLVANALIYRRYVIVSHNPPSQTLLFLFLLSSCSIGFSMSWKLEEQWWVLPVFGGFMITITAFFQYMVPSICQTNEEWSVPFMPWPAVASIFLNVFLVTSLKIQSFQRFGIWACLITLFYVLYGVHSTYRAEEMEVGVGEISHPSTQQSKLDIQLL, from the exons ATGGAAACCATTCGATCCACACCCACAAACGTTTCCTTCTCCAACTACCTCCAGTCCCTCTCCCAAACCCCTCACAGGCTTAGAAAAAGAATGCTAGCTACTTGGACTCCTGACCAGGAACTTAACCAGGTTAGGCTAAGGTCTGGTGCAGATATGATGAGGAAACTCAAGTGGTATGACCTGATAGCTCTTGGAATAGGAGGGATGCTTGGTGTTGGAGTTTTTGTTACCACTGGCTTTGTGGCCCATAAAATCTCTGGCCCTTCAGTTTTTATCTCTTATATCATTGCTGGCATATCagctcttctttcttctttatgtTACACTGAATTCTCTGTTCAGATTCCTGTTGCTGGGGGTGCCTTCAGCTACCTAAGGGTGACTTTTG GAGAGTTTGTAGGTTATTTTGCTGGGGCAAACATTCTGATGGAATATGTATTATCGAATGCTGCGGTTGCAAGAAGTTTCACGGAATATCTATGCCATGCTGTGGGAGAGAACCCAAACTCATGGAGATTCGAAGTGGATGGACTAGTAGAGGGTTACAATAAGTTGGATTTTCCAGCTGTGGCTCTTATTCTTCTCCTTACTCTCTGTCTGTGCCATAG TACAAAGGAAAGCTCAGTATTGAACCTTGTTATGACGGTctttcatttgattttctttggatTCATTATAATTGCTGGTTTCTATAAAGGGAGTTCCAAGAACTTGGTTGAGCCCGGAGGGCTTGCTCCTTTTGGTGTCAAGGGTATTCTTGATGGAGCAGCTAAGGTTTATTTCAGCTATATTGGCTATGACTCGGTTTCAACCATGGCAGAAGAGATCCGAAACCCTGCAAAAAGCCTTCCAGTGGGCATAGTAGGATCTGTTCTCATTGTCACCGGGCTATATTGCCTCGTGGCCTTATCTTTATGTTTTCTGGTCCCTTACAATATG ATAGATAAAGATGCATCATTTTCTGTCGCTTTCCAAAAGATCGGTTGGAAGTGGGCGGGCAATGTGGTTGGGGCCGGAGCAAGCTTGGGAATTGTTGCTTCTCTCCTGGTTGCCATGTTAGGCCAAGCTAGATACCTTTGTGTTATTGGAAGGGCCCGGCTTGTGCCTTCTTGGTTGGCCAAGGTGAATCCCTCCACAGGCACCCCTTTGAATGCTACACTCTTCTTGG GTCTTTGCACAGCTTCAATTGCACTCTTTACCGAACTCAGCATAATTCTTGATATAATTTCCATCAGCACACTCTTGGTGTTCTACTTGGTGGCAAATGCTCTCATCTATCGTCGATATGTTATCGTTAGCCACAACCCTCCTTCACAAACCCTCTTGTTCCTCTTCCTgctctcttcttgttcaattggCTTCTCTATGTCTTGGAAACTTGAAGAGCAGTGGTGGGTTTTACCAGTATTTGGTGGATTCATGATTACGATCACAGCCTTCTTTCAATACATGGTACCTTCCATTTGCCAAACTAATGAAGAGTGGTCAGTGCCATTCATGCCATGGCCGGCTGTAGCATCAATATTCCTTAATGTCTTCCTCGTGACATCACTAAAGATTCAGTCCTTCCAAAGGTTTGGTATATGGGCATGTTTGATAACATTGTTTTATGTTCTATACGGTGTTCACTCAACTTATCGAGCTGAAGAGATGGAAGTGGGTGTTGGTGAAATCTCACACCCATCAACCCAACAAAGCAAGCTAGATATTCAGCTGCTATGA